TACCAGGTCCTGCAGAGATCTCAGGTTGACAGTACAGATAGCAAAGCATATGCACGTTGTCACGgtagtactttttttctttttctagatatACGCCAGCGATTAGGAAAAAGACCACATTCTCCGGAAAAGGCTTTTAGTAGTAACCCAGTTGTTCGCAGAGAGCCCTTTTCTGATGTACATAGTAGGCTAGGTGTTCCCAGGCAAGATGTTAAAGGCCTCTACTCTGATACTCGGGAGAAGAAATCAGGTTGGTAACACTGAAAACTGCTGGGGAAGGGAATTGGGTAAGAGCAGAGACAATGGGTGTAGCACAGAAATACTTTGTTAGCAGAAGGCAGGAAACAGCatatgacaaaaataaattatttttcctctttcattataGTCATCGTCATCATCGTCATCGTCATCATAATGGTAACAGtgtggaaaatttagaaaatgggaaaaaaaattcacccCTGATTCTTTCTGTTTGACACAAATACTTTTTAGTTTCATGCTATTCCAGTCTTTGCCCATATACATATACTACTATTTGCGTATAGCATCTTATCATAGTCATTTTTCCACATTGTTAtagcttttataaataaaacttttaattgcCTTACAGAGTGGCTATCTTATGAAATTCTTTGTGTTTCTCTattgttaaatattaatatttgaaaaattaatggaGAGTGGGCAGAATCTGAAAGTTGACAGTGTAGCAGGCCCATCAGTTTGCAGAATGTTGTAGCTGGGAAGATGTGGGAGTGGCCCAGTCCCGGCAGAATGAAGTTGTTCACGGACGGGATGGTGAGTCTCACCAGGCAGGGGCAGGTGTATATAAGCAGCctcccaggtggttctgatgtgCCTAGCATGGGGTAGGGTGGGGTCCGGGGGCGCATATCCCCGAGCTGAGAGAATCTCCCGTTGGGTCCAGTTCTCTCAGTCTGCAGGCAGGGGACTGCAGCCAGGGAAAGGAGAGGATCTGCCCAAGGCTGCACCATGGTTGCAGGTGCCACGGACAGCCCGCTGCCACCCCgccggcccccacccccaccccccgccccgtgcTTCCTGCACGTCAGGTGTTGCCAGTGCCCCTGTTTCTCAGCATCGACTGCCAGAGCTGAAATGCCTTCTCACCCAAACAGGTAGTTTATGGACTCGCTTAGGATCTGCACCCAAGACCAAAGAAAAGAACACGAAGAAAGTGGATCACAGGGCGCCCGGCACAGAGGAAGATGACTCCGAGCTGCAAAGGGCGTGGGGGGCTCTGATTaaggagaaagaacagtctcGCCAAAAGAAGAGCCGGTTAGATAACTTACCATCTCTCCAGATTGAAGTTAGTCGGGAAAGCAGCTCTGGTTCAGAGGCAGAGTCCTGATGCCCTTGGGGCCCAAGGCGGCTGCCCTAAAGCCTGACATTCTTGTGCAGGGTGGGGTGCACAGTAGGAACCCCCCATGCGGGAGTTGGCGCCCCTCCCGTTCTTGCTCACGCGGTCACCCTCCGCTCTTGCTACTTCAGCAAGACATCGTAAGAATGTGACATGTTTTGAAGGGCATCTATCTAATCTTTTGCTGCAGAGTTATAGTTCTGGgccctcatttcttttcccaCCACCCCACAAGCTTTACCCTTTGAGGAGAAGGCAGCCCTCCAGATTTTGTagacatttttcttaatatttttaacattgtgtcttttaaaagaaatgttttacacAGTTCATCCAAAGAGCAGAGAACTGAACTTCTCACTATTGCCTTGGCCCTGACAGCTGTTACCAGCACCCTTTTCCCAAGAAAAGTCAATTCCCAGGTGCTTATTGGACAGCCTTCGAGGGGGAAGATGAGGCAAGCTGCCAGCTCACCCTTCCAGGATCCTAGTGTGGGGGCCGAGTCTCATGGACCTGACCTCAGAGGTGCACCCGTGCCGCCCAGGTAGATAAGAGCCGCAGCGTCGATCGCCCTTCGTTCCTCCCTGGGGATTTCTGTTAGGGGGCCTTGTTAGCGATCAGCTTGAAGTGAAGATCAAGTTCAGTGCTGTGGGATTTTTAGGAACAAAAAACTGTGACTTTGGGATTTGGGGTGGATTTTTGTGCTAGGGGTGGGGTCATGGGTTAAtgttgaacaatttttaaatctgtattatgtttaaaaaaataatgatttaaaagtttaaatttttaatttttatatgtgaaaatatttcctgTTGGCTACGAGGGAAGCTCAAGTGGTGTCTTCTTATGTgctgttaaatatatattatatactttggAAGAAGGCAAAGAGGGGagcctcattatttttaaatgatcccaACTGTATAGTCTGTCTGTTGTACATAGAGTTTAACTTGCTTTTTGGCCGCtgtagggaaaaaaacccatCCACCTGAGATGGGAACCTGTCATTTACTATCACTTCAGAAGTGATACActgatatttattctttctgtatCCAAGTTCTGGCACTTGAAGACTTCTTCAAAACTGGCAAATAAGATAGTAGTTATAGaaattttagttcatttatttctaaactcCTTTCAGATTATTTTACCATGAGAAGGTGGTAGATTATTTTGTCTTCctgtctgatttttattttgaagtatttagTGTTGTATTCCTCTGCAGGCTTAAAAATAGTGTTTTACTTCAATTCAGTAGAGCTTAGGAGTTAAAGAGAATAAAGCCTGTGTTGCTTGTGTGATGTCACCACCCCTCACCTGTCTGGTATGTTCAGCACCCAGTGCAGCTCAGGGTTCTAGAGATCTTTGCTCGTGCCTGAGCTAATGGTCACATGATTAGTTGATTGCAGTGTGGTGCGATGGAGGGCGGAACGAACGCTTTGTTTAATAAAGAAAGGCGGGGAGACTTGAGAGTTGCAACAAGAACTGTGTTGTCCATATTTTGTTGGTTAACCTGCTTTTTCCCTCCCTGTAGAAAGATGAGAGCATGTAACCATGATATGTTTCAGCTGAGACTTGAGA
This region of Physeter macrocephalus isolate SW-GA chromosome 14, ASM283717v5, whole genome shotgun sequence genomic DNA includes:
- the NCBP3 gene encoding nuclear cap-binding protein subunit 3, with product MRADTLSTSNIKNRIGNKLTPEKFADVRHLLDEKRQHTRPRPPGSSTKTDIRQRLGKRPHSPEKAFSSNPVVRREPFSDVHSRLGVPRQDVKGLYSDTREKKSGSLWTRLGSAPKTKEKNTKKVDHRAPGTEEDDSELQRAWGALIKEKEQSRQKKSRCYQHPFPKKSQFPGAYWTAFEGEDEASCQLTLPGS